The following nucleotide sequence is from Streptomyces sp. NBC_00237.
GTGGGAGCGGGGGGTGCAGGAGCGCCAACTGGCGTACAAGACCGGCCTGCGGATCAAGCACATCAGCGAGGCGTACTCCTCGCAGTCCTGCCCCTTCTGCCTCACCCGGCGGAAGGTGCGAGGACGGACCTATGTCTGCGTCAACCCGAACTGTGCCCTGGTGCTTCACCGGGACGCGGTGGGCGGGGTGAACATCCACACCCTGGCCGTCAACGACGGGGCTTACGTCCCGGTGCCACCCGCCACGGAGATGCGGGTGAAGTATCTGCGAGCCGTACCCGGATGGTCTCCGGACCAGCGGGAACGCCACGGGTCCCGCCAGGTCGCCGCAGGGCGGGCCGGTGGGGCGCGAGGGCGGGAAGCACGCGGTAGTGCCCGGAACCGGGCCCTTCACGACGGCGTGCACGCCTGAGTGGATGTTGCTGTCCCCGCCGCTGGCGGGCGCACATCGGAACAGCGATGGCGGTACTCGCGAGTACGGCCAGGGCGTCGTCCCGTATCGGCTGCGTGGTGTGCGACGGACAGAAATCCCGGCCCGCTGAGGTCGGGGAGGTTCGCCTACTACTCTTTCCCGCATGTATGGCTACGAGCAGAATCCGGGCGCGCAGCAGGGCTACGCCCCGCCGGGGGGTGCCCAGCAGGGTTACGCCCCGCCGCAGCCGCCGCAACAGCAGCAGGGCGGGTACGGGGAGCAGCCGCTGTACCCCGAGCCGTCGCCGCCCTCGCTGGCCGACGGGGTGCGCGCGTTCACGACCGGGACGCTGTCCGCCGAGGACTTCCAGCAGATCTTCGCCTCGTCGAAGGTCTACTGCCCGCGCGGCGACGGGCCCGGGTTCCTGGCGCTGCACAACACGCAGCACCCGGT
It contains:
- a CDS encoding SseB family protein, which translates into the protein MYGYEQNPGAQQGYAPPGGAQQGYAPPQPPQQQQGGYGEQPLYPEPSPPSLADGVRAFTTGTLSAEDFQQIFASSKVYCPRGDGPGFLALHNTQHPVIPMFTTLKELRRYAGKESKYFVITGAEVIDLLPTGYGFVLDMEGEHRMVFDAKAVEQMVDFAMRRMYG